Proteins encoded in a region of the Candidatus Palauibacter australiensis genome:
- a CDS encoding amidohydrolase family protein, which produces MGSRSAVATVAFLSLLSWPGPATAQESVRSLAIVGATIIDGHGGAPIVDATIVIEGGRIAAVGPSASVAAPDAAEVIDGSGKFVTPGFVDTNVHMSLAFGRGARVEEHAAYWAHHEALILQGLQLHLKHGVTTVRDSYGVLRPMQRVKEKIDSGEEIGPRTYLAGNIVGWGGPASETFAGLPESEISFFAEQMNDEVTLGSGEEMMHMTPEELHVAINAYLDHGPDFIKYGGTHHFNYPAGISFSPRAQRVIVEETHKRGLVAETHATSLEGLRLSILAGIDLIQHPDNVGNRTITDELVDMIVERGIVCSMLVNQFTGPSWRFHVRNMERAREGLAEAQARERQRRIPPTTAEIRRRVQDTGLPQPGSVMEGRWTTKRTNAKKLIEAGCIVTVGTDNTLFGRGGVAADFLREEPENMEHQLPGLGTVLAIEGLVELGMTPLEAITAATKNGAIASKALDDYGTLEAGKAADIVVLDADPLADIANIRRLSMVIKSGRIVDVDALPTNPIALDWAAGPPDGSR; this is translated from the coding sequence ATGGGCTCACGATCGGCTGTCGCGACGGTCGCCTTTCTCTCGCTCCTGTCCTGGCCGGGTCCGGCCACCGCGCAGGAATCCGTCAGGTCCTTAGCGATCGTCGGGGCGACGATCATCGACGGTCACGGGGGCGCCCCCATCGTCGATGCGACGATCGTCATCGAGGGCGGCCGGATCGCCGCCGTGGGTCCGAGCGCGTCGGTCGCCGCCCCGGACGCTGCCGAAGTCATCGACGGGAGCGGGAAGTTCGTCACGCCCGGGTTCGTGGACACGAACGTCCACATGTCGCTCGCCTTCGGCCGCGGCGCGCGCGTCGAGGAGCACGCGGCCTACTGGGCGCACCACGAGGCGCTGATCCTCCAGGGACTCCAGCTCCACCTCAAGCACGGGGTGACGACCGTCCGGGACAGCTACGGCGTCCTGCGTCCGATGCAACGGGTCAAGGAGAAGATCGATTCCGGGGAGGAGATCGGCCCGCGCACCTACCTCGCCGGCAACATCGTGGGCTGGGGCGGGCCCGCCTCGGAGACGTTCGCCGGCCTCCCGGAGTCGGAGATCAGCTTCTTCGCCGAGCAGATGAACGACGAGGTCACGCTCGGAAGCGGCGAAGAGATGATGCACATGACGCCCGAGGAACTGCACGTCGCGATCAACGCCTACCTCGACCACGGACCGGATTTCATCAAGTACGGCGGCACGCACCACTTCAACTATCCGGCGGGGATCTCCTTCTCACCGCGCGCCCAGCGCGTGATCGTGGAGGAGACGCACAAGCGCGGGCTCGTCGCCGAGACCCATGCCACGAGTCTCGAGGGTCTGCGCCTCTCGATCCTGGCGGGGATCGACCTCATCCAGCACCCGGACAACGTCGGGAACCGCACGATCACCGATGAACTCGTCGACATGATCGTCGAGCGCGGGATCGTGTGCTCGATGCTCGTCAACCAGTTCACGGGCCCGAGCTGGCGGTTCCACGTCCGCAACATGGAGCGCGCGAGGGAAGGCCTCGCCGAGGCCCAGGCGCGGGAGCGCCAGCGCCGCATCCCCCCGACGACCGCGGAGATCCGGCGTCGCGTCCAGGACACCGGCCTTCCGCAGCCGGGATCCGTGATGGAGGGACGCTGGACGACGAAGCGCACGAATGCGAAGAAGCTCATCGAAGCGGGCTGCATCGTGACCGTCGGCACCGACAACACGCTCTTCGGGCGCGGCGGCGTGGCGGCGGACTTCCTCCGCGAGGAGCCCGAGAACATGGAGCACCAACTCCCCGGCCTGGGCACGGTCCTCGCCATCGAGGGGCTCGTCGAACTCGGCATGACGCCGCTGGAAGCGATCACCGCCGCCACGAAGAACGGCGCCATCGCGAGCAAAGCGCTCGACGACTACGGCACGCTCGAAGCCGGGAAGGCGGCGGACATCGTCGTTCTGGACGCTGACCCGCTCGCCGACATCGCGAACATCCGGCGCCTGTCGATGGTCATCAAGAGCGGCCGGATCGTCGATGTCGACGCACTCCCCACGAACCCGATTGCGCTCGACTGGGCCGCCGGCCCGCCTGACGGGTCGCGCTAG